A single region of the Balaenoptera ricei isolate mBalRic1 chromosome 12, mBalRic1.hap2, whole genome shotgun sequence genome encodes:
- the SMPD2 gene encoding sphingomyelin phosphodiesterase 2 isoform X1, with translation MKPNFSLRLRVFNLNCWGIPYLSKHRADRVKRLGDFLNRESFDLALLEEVWSEQDFQYLRQKLLPAYPAAHYFRSGIIGSGLCVFSKHPIQEFTQHVFTLNGYPYMIHHGDWFCGKAVGLLVLHLGGLVLNAYVTHLHAEYNRQKDIYLAHRVAQAWELAQFIHHTSKKADVVLLCGDLNLHPKDLGCRLLKEWTGLHDAFLETRDFKGPEEGCTMVPENCYVNRQELEQFPLGIRIDYVLYKAVSGLYISCKTLRTTTGHEPHSGSPLSDHEALMATLCVRHSPPQHNPSPTHAERSPLISVLREAWAELDQGMAQGRWWATIAGYVIGLGLLLLALLCALAAGGEIREVAVLLWTPSVGLVLGAGAFYLFHVQEAKGLCRARAELQHVLGRAREAQDLGPESQPALLLGQQEGDRAEEQ, from the exons ATGAAGCCCAACTTCTCCCTGCGACTGAGGGTCTTTAACCTCAACTGCTG GGGCATTCCCTACCTGAGCAAGCACCGGGCCGACCGCGTGAAGCGCCTGGGAGACTTTCTGAACAGGGAGAGCTTCGACCTAGctctcctggaggag GTGTGGAGCGAGCAGGACTTCCAGTACCTGAGGCAGAAGCTGCTGCCCGCCTACCCAGCAGCGCACTACTTCAGGAG CGGCATCATTGGCAGTGGTCTCTGTGTCTTCTCCAAACACCCAATCCAGGAATTCACCCAGCACGTCTTCACCCTCAATGGCTACCCCTACATG ATCCACCACGGTGACTGGTTCTGTGGGAAGGCCGTGGGGCTGCTGGTGCTCCATCTGGGTGGACTGGTGCTCAACGCCTACGTGACCCAT CTCCATGCCGAGTACAATCGACAGAAGGACATCTACCTAGCACATCGTGTGGCCCAAGCTTGGGAACTGGCCCAGTTCATCCA CCACACGTCCAAGAAAGCTGATGTGGTTCTATTGTGTGGGGACCTCAACTTGCACCCAAAGGACCTGGGCTGCCGCCTGCTGAAGGAGTGGACGGGACTGCACGATGCCTTTCTGGAGACTCGGGACTTCAAG GGCCCTGAAGAAGGCTGTACGATGGTACCCGAGAACTGCTACGTCAACCGGCAGGAGCTAGAGCAATTCCCCTTGGGTATCCGCATCGACTATGTGCTTTATAAG GCGGTGTCTGGGCTATACATCTCCTGTAAGACTCTCAGAACTACTACAGGCCACGAGCCTCACAGCGGCAGCCCCCTCTCTGATCATGAGGCACTGATGGCTACTCTGTGTGTGAGACACAGCCCCCCCCAGCACAACCCCAGCCCTACCCATG CAGAGAGGTCGCCGCTGATCAGTGTGCTAAGGGAGGCCTGGGCAGAACTGGACCAGGGCATGGCTCAAGGTCGCTGGTGGGCCACCATCGCTGGCTACGTGATTGGTCTAGGGCTTCTTCTCCTGGCGTTGCTGTGTGCCCTGGCGGCTGGAGGAGAGATCAGGGAAGTTGCTGTACTGCTCTGGACCCCCAGTGTAGGACTGGTGCTGGGGGCGGGTGCATTCTATCTCTTCCACGTGCAGGAGGCCAAGGGCTTGTGTCGGGCCCGAGCCGAGCTCCAGCATGTGCTGGGAAGGGCAAGGGAGGCCCAGGACCTGGGCCCAGAGTCCCAGCCAGCCCTGCTCCTGGGGCAGCAGGAGGGAGACAGAGCAGAGGAACAATAA
- the SMPD2 gene encoding sphingomyelin phosphodiesterase 2 isoform X2 yields MKPNFSLRLRVFNLNCWGIPYLSKHRADRVKRLGDFLNRESFDLALLEEVWSEQDFQYLRQKLLPAYPAAHYFRSGIIGSGLCVFSKHPIQEFTQHVFTLNGYPYMIHHGDWFCGKAVGLLVLHLGGLVLNAYVTHLHAEYNRQKDIYLAHRVAQAWELAQFIHHTSKKADVVLLCGDLNLHPKDLGCRLLKEWTGLHDAFLETRDFKGPEEGCTMVPENCYVNRQELEQFPLGIRIDYVLYKAVSGLYISCKTLRTTTGHEPHSGSPLSDHEALMATLCVRHSPPQHNPSPTHERSPLISVLREAWAELDQGMAQGRWWATIAGYVIGLGLLLLALLCALAAGGEIREVAVLLWTPSVGLVLGAGAFYLFHVQEAKGLCRARAELQHVLGRAREAQDLGPESQPALLLGQQEGDRAEEQ; encoded by the exons ATGAAGCCCAACTTCTCCCTGCGACTGAGGGTCTTTAACCTCAACTGCTG GGGCATTCCCTACCTGAGCAAGCACCGGGCCGACCGCGTGAAGCGCCTGGGAGACTTTCTGAACAGGGAGAGCTTCGACCTAGctctcctggaggag GTGTGGAGCGAGCAGGACTTCCAGTACCTGAGGCAGAAGCTGCTGCCCGCCTACCCAGCAGCGCACTACTTCAGGAG CGGCATCATTGGCAGTGGTCTCTGTGTCTTCTCCAAACACCCAATCCAGGAATTCACCCAGCACGTCTTCACCCTCAATGGCTACCCCTACATG ATCCACCACGGTGACTGGTTCTGTGGGAAGGCCGTGGGGCTGCTGGTGCTCCATCTGGGTGGACTGGTGCTCAACGCCTACGTGACCCAT CTCCATGCCGAGTACAATCGACAGAAGGACATCTACCTAGCACATCGTGTGGCCCAAGCTTGGGAACTGGCCCAGTTCATCCA CCACACGTCCAAGAAAGCTGATGTGGTTCTATTGTGTGGGGACCTCAACTTGCACCCAAAGGACCTGGGCTGCCGCCTGCTGAAGGAGTGGACGGGACTGCACGATGCCTTTCTGGAGACTCGGGACTTCAAG GGCCCTGAAGAAGGCTGTACGATGGTACCCGAGAACTGCTACGTCAACCGGCAGGAGCTAGAGCAATTCCCCTTGGGTATCCGCATCGACTATGTGCTTTATAAG GCGGTGTCTGGGCTATACATCTCCTGTAAGACTCTCAGAACTACTACAGGCCACGAGCCTCACAGCGGCAGCCCCCTCTCTGATCATGAGGCACTGATGGCTACTCTGTGTGTGAGACACAGCCCCCCCCAGCACAACCCCAGCCCTACCCATG AGAGGTCGCCGCTGATCAGTGTGCTAAGGGAGGCCTGGGCAGAACTGGACCAGGGCATGGCTCAAGGTCGCTGGTGGGCCACCATCGCTGGCTACGTGATTGGTCTAGGGCTTCTTCTCCTGGCGTTGCTGTGTGCCCTGGCGGCTGGAGGAGAGATCAGGGAAGTTGCTGTACTGCTCTGGACCCCCAGTGTAGGACTGGTGCTGGGGGCGGGTGCATTCTATCTCTTCCACGTGCAGGAGGCCAAGGGCTTGTGTCGGGCCCGAGCCGAGCTCCAGCATGTGCTGGGAAGGGCAAGGGAGGCCCAGGACCTGGGCCCAGAGTCCCAGCCAGCCCTGCTCCTGGGGCAGCAGGAGGGAGACAGAGCAGAGGAACAATAA
- the PPIL6 gene encoding probable inactive peptidyl-prolyl cis-trans isomerase-like 6 isoform X3, which yields MASSSQTPPEQPLQVKVVGLFKSSSFQIAKSAAEVTAKKPQGRKARPASGRAPPGGGGRGSGRSLKSNYPSKFEDPIIVPVQEFAWDQYLQEKKRELKNEIWEYSSYVMCFINDQLLGDALDLQKWAHKVWDIVDFKPPALYEALTMDYSAKFLRDTKHNFVFLDISLDFYPIGRLIFELYCDTCPKTCKNFQILCTGKAGFSQSGIRLHYTGSIFHRVVRNGWIQGGDIVAGRGDGGESIYGPTFEDENFSIPHNKRGVLGMVNKGRHSNGSQFYITLQAAPYLDRKYVAFGYVHCN from the exons ATGGCGAGCAGCTCGCAGACGCCGCCCGAGCAGCCGCTGCAGGTGAAAGTGGTGGGGCTATTCAAAAGCTCCAGCTTTCAAATTGCGAAGAGCGCCGCTGAGGTAACCGCGAAGAAACCACAAGGGCGGAAGGCCCGTCCCGCTTCCGGTCGTGCGCCTCCTGGTGGCGGGGGTCGAGGTTCAGGGAGG AGTCTGAAGAGTAATTATCCATCCAAATTTGAAGACCCTATAATAGTTCCTGTTCAAGAATTTGCATGGGATCAATATCTACAGGAGAAAAAAAGG gaACTTAAGAATGAAATCTGGGAATATTCTTCCTATGTGATGTGTTTTATTAACGATCAGCTCCTGGGTGATGCACTTGATCTTCAGAAATGGGCCCACAAAGTGTGGGATATAGTTGATTTTAAGCCTCCTGCACTTTATGAAGCACTTACTATGGATTATTCTGCCAAATTCTTAAGAGACACGAAG CATAATTTTGTGTTCTTGGACATTTCTCTTGATTTTTATCCAATTGGAAGATTGATTTTTGAG ctATATTGTGATACATGTCCCAAAACATGTAAAAATTTTCAGATCCTGTGCACAGGAAAAGCAGGTTTTTCCCAAAGTGGCATCAGGCTACATTACACAGGTTCCATTTTTCATCGAGTGGTACGGAATGGTTGGATACAAGGAGGAG ATATAGTTGCTGGAAGAGGAGATGGTGGAGAGTCAATTTATGGACCAACATTTGAAG ATGAAAACTTCtcaattcctcataataaaaGGGGAGTTCTTGGAATGGTCAACAAAGGCCGTCACAGCAATGGGTCACAATTCTACATCACACTACAAGCAGCTCCCTATCTAGACAGAAAATATGTGGCTTTTGGGTATGTGCATT